A genome region from Ctenopharyngodon idella isolate HZGC_01 chromosome 5, HZGC01, whole genome shotgun sequence includes the following:
- the arhgap31 gene encoding rho GTPase-activating protein 31 isoform X2, whose amino-acid sequence MKNKAAKLKSKRKGTENAFGCDLTEHLQNSGQDVPHVLKTCAEFIEEHGIVDGIYRLSGITSNIQRLRQEFCSELCPDLTKEVYLQDIHCVGSLCKLYFRELPNPLLTYELYKKFTNAVSVKEEQEQLRNIRSVIKELPVSHFRTLEYLTKHLAHLATLSHQTNMHARNLALVWAPNLLRSKEVEVPSCNGDIAFQEVRVQQSVVEFILNHTEQIFNQEVQSSKSREGLSMACGEKYATLPASTQCGPMKLMSLEEAQARSLSPNHPAMRERQRENSLPDTSTAAMYHTVIDLSDSRRKFSGKSKKWKSIFSLGRSVIDSKGKLSRNGSVFMRGQNSSEKPAIRPSKSMDSLCSFPAADEDKVPTEGSNGIFNPVLKSRTLGSDINCSLNKKDPKWDLDPHTASGGCLSEKREGALNASSSSPSLSPLQKTVPEQLKVFKGDDRTGCQPTSPKNRRMLYSGSANNGSSRPSFPGSLFPLESSPRHQRKALNISEPFAVSVPLRVSAVINSNSTPCRAPGKERDRGLGGLFKPPKEAGPLEAHRSESIGTAGFPVHISSSSGNFTFTDWETGLAGHTNSTGYREHPLSDSSGGSGCSIYSNSSSFPMEKEDQTGERNVTDAITLGTTKSMTILVCVWSWYSLRYGDQISPKV is encoded by the exons ATGAAGAATAAGGCTGCCAAGCTGAAGTCCAAAAGGAAAGGAACTGAAAATGCGTTCGGCTGTGACTTGACTGAACATCTGCAGAATTCAGGACAAGACG TTCCTCACGTTCTGAAGACTTGTGCAGAGTTCATAGAGGAACATGGGATTGTGGATGGAATCTACAGACTCTCAGGAATCACATCCAACATTCAAAGACTCAG ACAGGAGTTTTGCTCTGAGCTCTGTCCTGACCTCACTAAAGAAGTGTATCTTCAGGATATCCACTGCGTTGGCTCTTTATGCAAGCTGTACTTCAGAGAGCTCCCCAACCCTCTCCTCACTTATGAACTCTACAAGAAATTTACA AATGCGGTGTCAGTTAAAGAGGAGCAGGAGCAACTCCGAAACATCAGGAGTGTCATAAAAGAACTTCCCGTTTCACACTTCAG AACTCTGGAATACCTCACCAAACATTTGGCACATTTAGCTACCCTCAGTCACCAAACCAACATGCACGCTCGCAATCTTGCCCTGGTGTGGGCTCCAAATCTACTTCG CTCCAAGGAGGTAGAGGTGCCCTCCTGCAATGGTGATATAGCATTTCAGGAGGTGCGGGTCCAGCAGTCAGTTGTGGAGTTCATTCTCAACCACACTGAGCAAATCTTCAACCAGGAAGTTCAGTCCTCCAAGTCCAGAGAAG GCCTTAGCATGGCCTGTGGGGAGAAGTACGCCACCTTGCCTGCCAGCACACAGTGTGGCCCTATGAAGCTCATGAGTCTTGAGGAAGCACAGGCTCGCTCTCTCAGTCCCAACCACCCAGCAATGAGAGAGAGGCAAAGAGAGAACAGCCTTCCAGATACCAGCACTGCGGCAATGTATCATACAGTAATAGATCTGTCTGACAGCAG AAGAAAATTCTCAGGAAAATCTAAGAAGTGGAAGTCCATTTTCAGTCTTGGACGATCTGTCATCGACTCTAAAGGGAAACTGAGTCGCAATGGGAGTGTGTTTATGAGAGGCCAAAATTCCTCAG AAAAACCTGCTATACGGCCATCCAAAAGCATGGACTCTCTTTGTTCTTTTCCAGCAGCAG ATGAGGACAAAGTACCAACAGAAGGAAGCAATGGCATCTTCAACCCAGTTCTTAAATCCCGAACCCTGGGCTCAGATATCAACTGCAGCCTGAACAAAAAGGATCCAAAATGGGACTTAGATCCTCATACTGCTTCAGGAGGAtgtctgagtgagaaaagaGAAGGAGCATTAAATGCCTCTTCTTCATCACCATCTTTATCCCCACTGCAGAAAACTGTTCCAGAACAACTGAAAGTTTTCAAAGGTGATGACCGCACTGGCTGCCAGCCCACATCTCCTAAAAACCGTCGGATGTTGTATTCTGGATCTGCCAACAATGGATCGTCTAGACCATCTTTTCCAGGCAGCCTGTTTCCGCTGGAGTCATCACCACGGCACCAGCGGAAGGCCCTCAACATTTCGGAGCCATTTGCAGTGTCTGTACCTTTGCGTGTGTCTGCAGTTATTAACTCTAACAGCACCCCCTGCAGGGCACCGGGCAAAGAACGGGACAGGGGTTTAGGGGGGCTCTTTAAGCCTCCTAAGGAGGCAGGACCTCTGGAAGCCCATCGCAGTGAAAGCATTGGCACAGCTGGATTCCCTGTCCACATCAGTAGCAGCAGTGGGAACTTTACGTTCACAGACTGGGAGACTGGACTAGCAGGTCACACCAACAGTACTGGGTACAGAGAGCACCCGCTCAGTGACAGCAGTGGAGGCAGCGGATGCAGTATCTATAGCAACAGCAGCTCTTTCCCCATGGAGAAGGAGGATCAGACAGGGGAAAGAAATGTTACAGATGCGATCACTCTGGGGACAACAAAGAGTATGACgattttagtgtgtgtgtggtcctggtattCCCTACGTTATGGGGACCAAATATCCCCCAaagtatag
- the arhgap31 gene encoding rho GTPase-activating protein 31 isoform X1 encodes MKNKAAKLKSKRKGTENAFGCDLTEHLQNSGQDVPHVLKTCAEFIEEHGIVDGIYRLSGITSNIQRLRQEFCSELCPDLTKEVYLQDIHCVGSLCKLYFRELPNPLLTYELYKKFTNAVSVKEEQEQLRNIRSVIKELPVSHFRTLEYLTKHLAHLATLSHQTNMHARNLALVWAPNLLRSKEVEVPSCNGDIAFQEVRVQQSVVEFILNHTEQIFNQEVQSSKSREGLSMACGEKYATLPASTQCGPMKLMSLEEAQARSLSPNHPAMRERQRENSLPDTSTAAMYHTVIDLSDSRRKFSGKSKKWKSIFSLGRSVIDSKGKLSRNGSVFMRGQNSSEKPAIRPSKSMDSLCSFPAADEDKVPTEGSNGIFNPVLKSRTLGSDINCSLNKKDPKWDLDPHTASGGCLSEKREGALNASSSSPSLSPLQKTVPEQLKVFKGDDRTGCQPTSPKNRRMLYSGSANNGSSRPSFPGSLFPLESSPRHQRKALNISEPFAVSVPLRVSAVINSNSTPCRAPGKERDRGLGGLFKPPKEAGPLEAHRSESIGTAGFPVHISSSSGNFTFTDWETGLAGHTNSTGYREHPLSDSSGGSGCSIYSNSSSFPMEKEDQTGERNVTDAITLGTTKSKDAEVRELIASVENFEPQVSSETKAIGEELETTSTQQEMTKLDKLEVLNKVSSSGMHQKVSVTEAKTNMLDEQVKPSCTKMTGNEDSLKPQVSSGQARRRSSLPTNTVSSKGLFIDLTKNVMFDHSGATTYNSVMKHLPERLLSCDGGWNYLDNDVDRTDHKRLQSQNIITTNLHLSPFLHLKETDILQDAEPCSEEELRTDPVKEDNTSKSDSRDHSSIYVKSDIQTALHSDTKEPLVTKDICEKENKEVSDEPRKLDLAGRIKGSLERLSTCLNEQHLTLEILYQDDVDTSGSNLSGLDQVEPWEDLCSAKQWVTSPLHSPKLEDHLPTPKDTMPCQAIHSQVLEKPKVDELPNSKKDEAKEPAVLHDITSSQTEAACELVNFVNPTGNKNADTDVACFAQVTAHIDRDNRKWMGDKDDGKLEIPQVKILKTFTDPDKTTELQNLSKAKQKRSSPSQRFHRQTSQESCVVERSQENIKPKLRPCSLNLDLGHQGFRDISNSQYLKSAKQSVAQEWVTPESKHCSSSLELELFLSGSKAPMRRNSAPVSVSSVRTAFMIKTCQAKAVPVIPPKIQYSHIPHALPEGSTDQVSKSTSEKKPAKSKLGKASSVLPLQKVKDHKEDLPSLEQPSGVQRQKSTNNAACNENFKPTAIPDLPVLRRKRSANGDYFMDRPRAERSTLLQRSSFRNRPRPQSLILFSPPFPIMDYPPVGEDGKLVLSPIKAEASPFDVYAKELAENLKTPEGVTLRNKMTLPKSGQRLETSTSCFYQPQRRSMIFDNRSNRQIE; translated from the exons ATGAAGAATAAGGCTGCCAAGCTGAAGTCCAAAAGGAAAGGAACTGAAAATGCGTTCGGCTGTGACTTGACTGAACATCTGCAGAATTCAGGACAAGACG TTCCTCACGTTCTGAAGACTTGTGCAGAGTTCATAGAGGAACATGGGATTGTGGATGGAATCTACAGACTCTCAGGAATCACATCCAACATTCAAAGACTCAG ACAGGAGTTTTGCTCTGAGCTCTGTCCTGACCTCACTAAAGAAGTGTATCTTCAGGATATCCACTGCGTTGGCTCTTTATGCAAGCTGTACTTCAGAGAGCTCCCCAACCCTCTCCTCACTTATGAACTCTACAAGAAATTTACA AATGCGGTGTCAGTTAAAGAGGAGCAGGAGCAACTCCGAAACATCAGGAGTGTCATAAAAGAACTTCCCGTTTCACACTTCAG AACTCTGGAATACCTCACCAAACATTTGGCACATTTAGCTACCCTCAGTCACCAAACCAACATGCACGCTCGCAATCTTGCCCTGGTGTGGGCTCCAAATCTACTTCG CTCCAAGGAGGTAGAGGTGCCCTCCTGCAATGGTGATATAGCATTTCAGGAGGTGCGGGTCCAGCAGTCAGTTGTGGAGTTCATTCTCAACCACACTGAGCAAATCTTCAACCAGGAAGTTCAGTCCTCCAAGTCCAGAGAAG GCCTTAGCATGGCCTGTGGGGAGAAGTACGCCACCTTGCCTGCCAGCACACAGTGTGGCCCTATGAAGCTCATGAGTCTTGAGGAAGCACAGGCTCGCTCTCTCAGTCCCAACCACCCAGCAATGAGAGAGAGGCAAAGAGAGAACAGCCTTCCAGATACCAGCACTGCGGCAATGTATCATACAGTAATAGATCTGTCTGACAGCAG AAGAAAATTCTCAGGAAAATCTAAGAAGTGGAAGTCCATTTTCAGTCTTGGACGATCTGTCATCGACTCTAAAGGGAAACTGAGTCGCAATGGGAGTGTGTTTATGAGAGGCCAAAATTCCTCAG AAAAACCTGCTATACGGCCATCCAAAAGCATGGACTCTCTTTGTTCTTTTCCAGCAGCAG ATGAGGACAAAGTACCAACAGAAGGAAGCAATGGCATCTTCAACCCAGTTCTTAAATCCCGAACCCTGGGCTCAGATATCAACTGCAGCCTGAACAAAAAGGATCCAAAATGGGACTTAGATCCTCATACTGCTTCAGGAGGAtgtctgagtgagaaaagaGAAGGAGCATTAAATGCCTCTTCTTCATCACCATCTTTATCCCCACTGCAGAAAACTGTTCCAGAACAACTGAAAGTTTTCAAAGGTGATGACCGCACTGGCTGCCAGCCCACATCTCCTAAAAACCGTCGGATGTTGTATTCTGGATCTGCCAACAATGGATCGTCTAGACCATCTTTTCCAGGCAGCCTGTTTCCGCTGGAGTCATCACCACGGCACCAGCGGAAGGCCCTCAACATTTCGGAGCCATTTGCAGTGTCTGTACCTTTGCGTGTGTCTGCAGTTATTAACTCTAACAGCACCCCCTGCAGGGCACCGGGCAAAGAACGGGACAGGGGTTTAGGGGGGCTCTTTAAGCCTCCTAAGGAGGCAGGACCTCTGGAAGCCCATCGCAGTGAAAGCATTGGCACAGCTGGATTCCCTGTCCACATCAGTAGCAGCAGTGGGAACTTTACGTTCACAGACTGGGAGACTGGACTAGCAGGTCACACCAACAGTACTGGGTACAGAGAGCACCCGCTCAGTGACAGCAGTGGAGGCAGCGGATGCAGTATCTATAGCAACAGCAGCTCTTTCCCCATGGAGAAGGAGGATCAGACAGGGGAAAGAAATGTTACAGATGCGATCACTCTGGGGACAACAAAGA GTAAGGACGCAGAAGTGAGAGAGCTGATAGCCAGTGTGGAGAATTTTGAACCTCAGGTGTCATCTGAGACTAAAGCAATAGGGGAAGAACTGGAAACTACATCAACGCAACAAGAAATGACAAAATTGGACAAACTG GAAGTACTCAACAAGGTGTCATCGTCTGGCATGCATCAGAAAGTTTCAGTCACTGAGGCTAAAACAAATATGCTAGATGAACAGGTGAAGCCCAGCTGCACCAAGATGACTGGAAATGAGGACAGTCTCAAGCCTCAAGTCTCAAGTGGTCAAGCACGGAGAAGAAGTAGTTTGCCCACAAATACTGTATCATCAAAGGGACTCTTTATAGACCTTACCAAAAACGTAATGTTTGATCATTCTGGTGCTACTACGTATAATTCTGTCATGAAGCATTTGCCTGAAAGATTGTTGTCATGTGATGGTGGCTGGAATTACTTGGATAATGATGTCGACAGGACAGACCACAAGAGACTACAGTCACAAAACATAATAACAACCAATCTACACCTTTCCCCATTTCTCCACCTAAAGGAAACAGATATTCTCCAAGATGCAGAGCCATGCAGCGAAGAGGAACTAAGAACAGATCCTGTTAAGGAAGACAACACTTCCAAAAGTGACTCGAGAGATCATTCAAGCATTTATGTAAAATCAGATATTCAGACTGCTCTTCACTCTGACACAAAAGAACCATTAGTAACAAAGGAtatttgtgaaaaagaaaataaggagGTTAGTGATGAACCCAGGAAACTTGACTTAGCAGGAAGAATCAAGGGGAGCTTAGAAAGACTCTCAACTTGTCTGAACGAACAGCATTTGACATTGGAAATTTTGTATCAAGACGATGTAGACACATCAGGGAGTAATTTGAGTGGTTTGGATCAGGTTGAACCATGGGAAGACTTGTGTTCTGCCAAGCAGTGGGTGACAAGCCCTCTGCACTCACCAAAACTTGAGGATCACTTACCTACACCAAAAGACACTATGCCATGTCAAGCCATTCACAGCCAAGTTCTTGAAAAGCCAAAAGTGGACGAGTTGCCCAACAGCAAGAAGGATGAAGCTAAAGAACCAGCTGTGCTTCATGACATTACATCATCTCAAACAGAGGCTGCTTGTGAACTTGTAAACtttgtaaacccaacaggaaacAAAAATGCAGACACGGATGTAGCTTGTTTTGCACAGGTAACAGCGCATATTGACAGAGATAACCGCAAGTGGATGGGAGACAAAGATGACGGCAAACTGGAGATTCCACAGGTTAAGATATTGAAGACATTCACTGATCCAGACAAGACCACTGAACTGCAAAACTTGAGCAAAGCAAAACAGAAGCGCTCTTCTCCCTCTCAGAGATTTCATCGACAGACATCCCAAGAGTCCTGTGTTGTGGAGAGAAGTCAAGAAAACATTAAACCTAAACTCAGGCCATGCTCCCTAAACCTTGATTTAGGACACCAAGGTTTCAGAGACATCTCAAATAGTCAGTATCTGAAAAGTGCAAAGCAATCAGTTGCACAGGAATGGGTGACACCTGAATCTAAGCATTGTAGCTCATCCCTAGAGTTGGAGCTATTCCTGAGTGGCTCCAAGGCACCTATGCGACGCAACTCTGCACCAGTCAGCGTGTCATCAGTTCGCACTGCATTCATGATCAAAACCTGCCAAGCTAAAGCTGTTCCAGTTATTCCACCAAAAATTCAATACAGCCACATACCTCATGCCCTACCTGAGGGGAGCACTGATCAAGTCAGTAAAAGTACATCTGAAAAGAAACCTGCCAAGAGCAAGTTGGGAAAAGCAAGTTCTGTACTTCCCCTCCAGAAAGTCAAAGATCACAAGGAGGACCTGCCAAGCCTTGAACAACCATCAGGGGTCCAAAGACAGAAGTCCACGAACAATGCGGCATGCAACGAGAATTTCAAACCAACAGCCATTCCAGATCTTCCAGTTTTGAGAAGGAAGCGATCTGCAAATGGGGACTACTTTATGGATCGTCCTAGAGCCGAGCGTTCAACGCTTCTTCAGAGATCGTCCTTCAGAAATCGCCCAAGACCTCAAAGTCTCATTCTGTTTAGCCCCCCTTTTCCAATCATGGACTACCCTCCCGTAGGGGAAGATGGTAAACTAGTCCTATCTCCCATTAAAGCTGAAGCATCACCATTTGACGTCTATGCAAAAGAACTAGCTGAAAACCTCAAAACTCCCGAGGGGGTAACCTTGCGTaataaaatgactttgccaAAGAGTGGACAAAGGCTTGAGACCTCAACCAGTTGCTTTTACCAGCCACAAAGGAGGTCAATGATATTTGACAACAGAAGTAACAGGCAAATTGAGTGA